Proteins found in one Pontibacter sp. SGAir0037 genomic segment:
- a CDS encoding LEA type 2 family protein, which yields MSTKKIVSLLIGLIVLAGIIYAIVRFKKSDKSIADYVVPELRVANIQITNLTGEKADMQMSMIIDNPAPVGIRIDSLHYIIYIEDNEVARTTYPDSLQIEASDSTSFSLPLTLYFNKLQRIFNTYEEQGRDSVNYKIHATIFSDMAVIPKDKLNIDIEKRLPLIYPLKLEVADIGVENLSFSGATLKTDIVIRNKNAFALGFRDMSYSVQLEDNESVDGSKPGTVNIPPKSSTTISIPAEVNFKEMGKNLIDLIRKGDDVQYNFQLNTELISESDILQNSKINLNASGSLKSAVDAAKALSDEKK from the coding sequence ATGAGTACCAAAAAAATTGTATCCCTACTGATAGGGCTAATTGTGCTGGCGGGTATTATCTACGCAATTGTTCGATTCAAAAAGTCTGATAAAAGTATAGCAGACTATGTGGTACCGGAGTTGCGGGTGGCCAACATACAGATTACTAACCTTACAGGCGAAAAGGCAGACATGCAGATGAGCATGATTATTGACAATCCTGCTCCAGTTGGCATCAGGATCGACAGCCTGCACTACATCATCTATATAGAAGATAATGAGGTAGCCCGAACAACCTATCCAGACTCCCTGCAGATTGAGGCCAGCGACAGCACCAGCTTTTCTTTACCCCTGACACTTTACTTTAACAAGTTGCAGCGTATTTTTAACACTTACGAGGAGCAGGGCCGGGATAGCGTCAACTATAAAATACACGCAACCATTTTTTCTGATATGGCGGTTATTCCAAAAGACAAACTTAACATAGACATAGAAAAGCGCCTGCCCCTCATATACCCTCTCAAACTTGAAGTGGCGGATATCGGCGTGGAAAACCTCAGCTTTTCAGGCGCCACTTTAAAAACAGATATTGTGATCAGAAACAAAAATGCCTTTGCCCTCGGCTTTCGGGATATGTCTTATTCTGTTCAGCTGGAAGACAATGAATCGGTGGATGGCAGTAAACCCGGCACTGTGAATATCCCGCCCAAGAGTTCCACAACTATCAGCATACCAGCCGAGGTAAACTTTAAGGAAATGGGCAAGAACCTGATTGATCTTATCCGTAAAGGCGATGATGTGCAGTATAATTTTCAACTGAACACAGAGCTGATTTCTGAATCTGATATACTGCAGAACAGCAAAATAAACTTGAATGCTTCCGGCAGTTTGAAATCGGCAGTGGATGCCGCTAAAGCGCTTTCCGACGAAAAGAAATAA
- a CDS encoding acyl-CoA thioesterase: MTIEERIQRSETRIFKAVFPNTTNHYDTLFGGTAMQLMDEVAFIAATRFSRQRMVTVSSDKIDFTRPIPAGTIIELVGTVAKVGNSSIKVHVDIFIEQMYSEQREKAISGEFTLVAIDENKQPVSVVK, translated from the coding sequence ATGACTATAGAAGAGAGAATCCAACGTTCGGAAACACGCATTTTTAAAGCGGTATTTCCCAATACAACTAATCACTACGACACCCTGTTTGGCGGCACGGCCATGCAACTGATGGATGAAGTAGCCTTTATTGCGGCCACGCGTTTCAGCAGGCAGCGCATGGTAACTGTCAGCAGCGACAAAATCGACTTCACAAGGCCTATTCCGGCAGGCACTATTATAGAGTTAGTGGGCACAGTGGCAAAAGTTGGCAATAGCAGCATAAAAGTGCACGTTGATATTTTTATAGAGCAGATGTACTCCGAGCAAAGAGAAAAAGCTATAAGCGGAGAGTTTACACTCGTGGCTATCGACGAAAATAAACAACCTGTGTCGGTGGTGAAATAA
- the thiD gene encoding bifunctional hydroxymethylpyrimidine kinase/phosphomethylpyrimidine kinase has translation MTMLQYPTVLSIAGSDSGGGAGIQADLKTFSALGCFGTSAITAITAQNTCGVSAVHAVPAAIVQAQIAAVLDDMQPTAIKIGMVPGAGLVETIASQLQQYNLPLIIDPVLVASSGHHLTNDNTVSILKNRLFPLAELITPNLDEAELITGTSILSLEAMKKGARLLLETGCRAVLLKGGHLKSHRLYDVYLHQNGHEEVFESEAILSGNTHGTGCTLSSAIAAYIALGNELPLAVRKAREYVYQAIDQGKDVKTGQGNGPLNHFFAPLPMHKR, from the coding sequence ATGACAATGCTCCAATACCCTACTGTACTTTCCATTGCCGGATCTGATAGCGGCGGTGGGGCCGGCATTCAGGCAGACTTGAAAACGTTTTCGGCTTTGGGTTGCTTTGGCACCTCTGCTATTACAGCCATCACGGCGCAGAACACTTGTGGTGTATCAGCTGTACATGCTGTACCCGCAGCTATTGTGCAGGCTCAGATAGCTGCAGTACTCGATGATATGCAACCCACCGCTATAAAAATAGGGATGGTGCCCGGTGCCGGCCTGGTAGAAACAATAGCCAGCCAGCTGCAGCAATACAACTTACCTCTTATAATCGATCCTGTGCTGGTAGCCAGCAGCGGCCATCACTTAACAAACGACAATACTGTTAGTATATTAAAGAACAGGCTTTTCCCTTTGGCCGAACTAATAACTCCGAACCTGGATGAGGCTGAACTTATAACCGGAACCTCTATCCTCAGCTTAGAAGCGATGAAAAAGGGTGCCCGACTGCTTCTGGAGACCGGCTGCCGGGCTGTATTATTGAAAGGCGGGCACTTAAAGAGCCATCGTCTTTACGATGTATACCTGCACCAGAACGGCCATGAAGAAGTATTTGAATCGGAAGCCATCTTATCGGGCAATACCCACGGCACCGGTTGCACACTCTCCTCCGCCATTGCAGCCTATATTGCTTTAGGGAACGAACTGCCGCTTGCTGTCAGGAAAGCAAGAGAATATGTTTATCAGGCCATCGATCAGGGGAAGGATGTAAAAACCGGGCAGGGCAACGGGCCGCTAAACCATTTTTTCGCCCCGCTGCCCATGCACAAACGCTAA
- a CDS encoding alpha/beta hydrolase has product MRIFLIPGFGEDEAIFDKIAPHLSGKKIYLNPWVLLGNQPRPELNALLYAKELVKWFAIRPDDVLIGHSTGGWVALHIKHLVYCPVVQVSSWTESQKVVKHGTNKELAYWLTKKGLLFNRFTKNYLLRKNYKNTPSAPVFASVFERLIKGNKNNVNNQLRLILNPIHETIYVEPDLRIHARADTIVKYPDQQVQEVPGDHFALYTYPQHVYQPIVAFLKDIQI; this is encoded by the coding sequence ATGCGTATATTTCTGATACCAGGCTTCGGAGAAGACGAAGCCATCTTTGATAAGATAGCCCCACACCTGTCCGGTAAAAAAATATACCTGAACCCGTGGGTATTACTCGGGAACCAGCCCCGCCCAGAGTTAAACGCCCTGCTGTATGCAAAGGAGCTTGTTAAATGGTTCGCTATCCGGCCGGATGATGTTCTTATAGGGCACTCTACCGGAGGTTGGGTAGCTTTACACATAAAGCACCTTGTTTACTGCCCAGTTGTGCAGGTATCTTCCTGGACAGAAAGCCAAAAGGTTGTAAAGCACGGCACAAACAAAGAGTTAGCTTACTGGCTCACTAAAAAAGGCTTGCTTTTTAACCGTTTCACCAAAAACTACCTGCTCAGGAAAAACTATAAAAATACACCTTCAGCACCTGTTTTTGCTTCTGTTTTTGAGCGACTGATAAAGGGAAATAAAAACAATGTAAATAACCAGCTTCGCCTTATCCTGAACCCTATACACGAGACAATATATGTTGAGCCAGACCTTCGCATTCATGCCAGGGCAGACACTATTGTCAAATATCCGGACCAGCAGGTGCAGGAAGTTCCCGGTGATCATTTCGCCCTTTACACTTACCCCCAGCATGTCTACCAGCCTATAGTAGCTTTTCTGAAGGACATACAAATATAA
- a CDS encoding MFS transporter produces the protein MELKNKQRFALGAFFFLSGFNFASWASRIPTIKAALELNEAELGTVLLTMPISSMIGLPISGWLVTKLETRIPLTIAFLCNSICLSFIALANSPAALVAALFVFALTMRIFNISMNTQAITLQKQFAQKINGSFHGLWSTGGIVGVGFSTLLISLNIPIVPHLVTVSTISLIAVTVAYRYMLRGDRSSTGNKLAFGKPDPYILYLGLLVFFAAVCEGGMFDWSGVYFQQVIKEEVFTAGYFIFMTFMALSRFISDRIIDKIGMQTTYIISASLIFSGISLAIFFPSFWPAMIGFSLVGFGTASVIPMTYLLAGSSKTYSPGIAISLVTTFGIVGMLIGPPMIGYLAHAFSLKVSFVAFAIAGMMLIPISRMFFRLEKATTE, from the coding sequence ATGGAGCTAAAGAATAAGCAGCGTTTTGCACTTGGTGCATTTTTCTTTTTATCAGGATTTAATTTTGCCAGCTGGGCATCCCGCATACCTACCATAAAAGCAGCTTTAGAGCTGAATGAAGCAGAGTTAGGCACTGTCCTGCTCACTATGCCCATCAGTTCGATGATCGGCTTGCCTATTTCAGGTTGGCTGGTCACTAAACTGGAAACCCGCATTCCTTTAACGATTGCTTTTTTGTGTAACTCCATCTGCCTTTCTTTTATAGCTCTGGCCAATAGCCCGGCTGCCCTGGTGGCCGCATTGTTTGTGTTTGCCTTAACCATGCGCATTTTCAATATATCCATGAACACACAGGCTATTACCTTGCAAAAGCAGTTTGCTCAAAAGATAAACGGTTCGTTTCATGGGCTCTGGAGCACAGGCGGTATTGTGGGTGTGGGCTTTTCTACGCTTCTGATTTCTCTCAACATTCCCATTGTGCCACACCTGGTAACTGTTTCTACCATTTCGTTGATAGCTGTTACAGTGGCCTACAGATACATGCTCCGCGGCGACCGGTCCAGCACAGGCAATAAACTGGCATTCGGCAAGCCCGACCCTTATATTCTGTACCTGGGCCTGCTAGTATTTTTTGCAGCGGTTTGTGAAGGAGGCATGTTCGACTGGAGTGGCGTGTACTTTCAGCAGGTGATAAAAGAAGAAGTGTTTACTGCCGGCTACTTTATTTTCATGACCTTTATGGCCCTTTCCCGCTTCATTTCAGATCGCATTATTGATAAGATCGGGATGCAAACCACCTATATCATCAGTGCTTCGCTCATCTTCTCAGGCATCAGCCTGGCTATTTTCTTTCCGAGCTTCTGGCCGGCTATGATCGGTTTCTCGTTGGTAGGTTTCGGCACAGCCTCCGTTATACCCATGACTTACCTGCTGGCGGGTTCCTCTAAAACCTACTCTCCTGGTATAGCCATTTCACTTGTTACTACCTTTGGTATTGTAGGCATGCTTATTGGCCCACCCATGATTGGTTACCTGGCCCATGCCTTTAGCTTAAAAGTTTCCTTTGTTGCTTTTGCCATAGCCGGAATGATGCTTATACCTATCTCCAGAATGTTTTTTAGGTTAGAGAAAGCTACAACAGAATAA
- a CDS encoding universal stress protein, with protein MKTLLVPVDFTDNALRSLEFAIEIARIANASVLTCHIYELSAVTPGLAEIVRKEFRLEEQAKMNSFLNRVDYKGVAVKTLLREGDTVSEICSIIAEKEIALVVMGTGGGKSLVKKVFGTTAQAIAKKGLCPVLVIPAKAEIKAIESIVYAADFENGDEVSTSQLLKLKELFQASLIFLHIESEKQPNYIDNEYIKANLQANFPNETFEFVEIKNRNVAQGIADYVQQHNTSLLAFTVLGKQLWERVLYGSVTSKLLQNLNIPMLALPENGIFLDLKKQNTAELEETV; from the coding sequence ATGAAAACTTTACTGGTTCCTGTAGATTTTACTGATAATGCCTTACGTTCTCTTGAGTTTGCCATTGAAATAGCAAGAATTGCAAATGCAAGCGTGTTAACCTGCCACATTTATGAGTTATCTGCTGTTACACCTGGTCTGGCTGAAATAGTCAGAAAAGAGTTCAGGTTGGAAGAACAGGCTAAAATGAACAGCTTTCTGAATCGTGTCGATTATAAGGGAGTAGCTGTGAAGACACTGCTCAGAGAGGGCGACACTGTGAGCGAGATATGCAGCATAATAGCAGAAAAAGAGATTGCTTTGGTTGTGATGGGAACAGGTGGAGGAAAGAGCCTTGTGAAAAAGGTTTTTGGCACCACCGCTCAGGCCATTGCTAAAAAAGGACTCTGCCCTGTACTGGTTATTCCGGCCAAAGCAGAGATAAAAGCAATAGAAAGCATTGTGTATGCCGCAGACTTTGAGAATGGTGACGAAGTTAGCACCAGCCAACTGCTAAAACTAAAAGAGCTGTTTCAGGCATCTTTAATTTTTCTGCACATAGAAAGCGAGAAGCAGCCTAACTACATCGACAACGAGTACATTAAAGCAAACCTGCAGGCCAACTTCCCGAATGAGACCTTCGAGTTTGTAGAAATAAAAAATAGAAATGTTGCACAAGGCATTGCTGATTATGTGCAGCAGCATAACACCAGTCTGCTTGCTTTTACTGTACTGGGTAAGCAGTTGTGGGAGCGGGTATTGTATGGAAGCGTTACCAGTAAACTCCTGCAGAATCTGAATATCCCGATGCTGGCACTCCCTGAAAACGGCATCTTCCTGGATCTGAAAAAACAGAATACAGCAGAGCTGGAAGAAACTGTTTAA
- a CDS encoding sodium:alanine symporter family protein, which translates to MENFINSINDIVWSNALIILCLGAGIYFSIITRFLQLRYLREMLRLLFKGEASEKGVSSFQAFSIAIAGRVGTGNIAGVATAIAMGGPGAVFWMWVIAFLGSASAFVEATLGQIYKQVKDGEYRGGPAYYIEKGLGMKWYAVVFAVATIVSMALFLPGVQSNSIASGINAAFNVPVEITGGAITVLLALIIFGGVKRIGKVAEIAVPFMAGAYILMTLVIIALNVTEIPDVLSLIIRSAFDAEPAFAGVFGMAIAWGVKRGIYSNEAGQGTAPHAAAAAEVSHPVKQGLVQAFSVYVDTLLVCTATAFMILFTGQYNVQNPEGGFIVENLPGIAIGPAYTQQAVNTYFPTLGSGFVAISLLLFAFTTIMAYYYIAETNLSYLSNKGNKIALWALRLLILAATFYGSVKTAESAWVLGDIGVGVMAWLNVVAILFLHKPAIRALKDYHAQLKAGKDPVFSPKKLHIKNAEEWDKEEEKKEVYAN; encoded by the coding sequence ATGGAGAACTTTATTAACTCGATCAACGACATTGTCTGGAGCAATGCGCTTATTATTCTTTGCCTGGGCGCAGGTATTTATTTTTCTATCATAACACGTTTTTTACAATTGCGTTACCTGCGCGAAATGCTCCGGCTGCTTTTCAAAGGCGAGGCATCAGAAAAGGGTGTAAGTTCATTCCAGGCATTCTCCATTGCCATTGCAGGCCGGGTTGGCACTGGGAACATTGCCGGTGTGGCCACTGCTATTGCCATGGGCGGTCCCGGAGCAGTTTTCTGGATGTGGGTGATTGCTTTTCTGGGCAGTGCATCTGCTTTTGTAGAAGCCACCTTAGGGCAGATTTATAAACAGGTAAAAGATGGGGAGTACCGCGGCGGCCCTGCCTATTACATTGAAAAAGGTTTAGGCATGAAATGGTATGCCGTTGTTTTTGCAGTGGCAACCATCGTGAGTATGGCTTTATTTTTACCTGGCGTACAGAGCAACAGTATAGCTTCCGGTATAAATGCAGCATTTAATGTGCCTGTAGAAATAACAGGCGGAGCCATTACCGTTTTGCTGGCCCTGATTATTTTTGGAGGTGTTAAACGTATCGGAAAAGTTGCAGAAATTGCCGTTCCGTTTATGGCAGGCGCTTATATCCTGATGACCCTGGTTATCATAGCACTTAATGTTACGGAGATTCCGGATGTACTAAGCCTGATTATCCGTTCTGCTTTCGATGCCGAGCCAGCCTTTGCAGGTGTTTTCGGAATGGCTATTGCCTGGGGTGTAAAACGCGGTATTTATTCAAACGAAGCTGGCCAGGGTACTGCACCCCATGCCGCTGCCGCTGCAGAAGTCAGCCACCCGGTGAAGCAGGGACTTGTGCAGGCGTTTTCGGTTTATGTAGATACACTGCTAGTTTGTACGGCTACCGCCTTCATGATACTTTTTACAGGACAATACAATGTGCAGAATCCCGAAGGCGGTTTTATAGTAGAGAACCTACCAGGTATCGCCATTGGCCCAGCTTATACCCAACAGGCAGTCAATACCTACTTCCCAACCCTGGGGAGCGGGTTTGTTGCTATTTCGCTGCTGCTGTTTGCCTTTACCACCATAATGGCCTACTACTACATTGCCGAAACAAACCTGAGCTACCTGAGCAATAAAGGCAATAAAATTGCCCTCTGGGCATTAAGGCTCCTGATCCTGGCTGCTACCTTTTATGGCTCTGTTAAAACAGCCGAGTCGGCCTGGGTATTGGGAGACATTGGCGTGGGAGTAATGGCATGGCTGAATGTGGTAGCTATCCTGTTTCTGCATAAGCCCGCCATCCGGGCTTTAAAAGATTATCACGCGCAGTTAAAAGCTGGCAAAGATCCTGTATTCAGCCCTAAAAAGCTCCACATAAAAAATGCAGAAGAGTGGGATAAAGAAGAAGAGAAAAAGGAAGTATACGCTAACTGA
- a CDS encoding trypsin-like peptidase domain-containing protein: MSSILYNGNEKEGSFWGGSGADKRNETLLFMKKAGLLLVVALVSAIMAIAGYRYVDELQSGNPTPQGNTALGFTDDNRTRSSVAAENPSFVNAASAVSPAVVHIKTVYASSAGRSRNPLEELFGTPQSNAPARGSGSGVIISSDGYIVTNNHVIENASQIEIVLPDRRYFNAKLIGRDPSTDLALVKVEGNNLPVVELGNSDNVQIGEWVLAVGYPLSLNSTVTAGIVSAKGRSIGILNQPSQRNSMGNQEVAPGTAIESFIQTDAAINPGNSGGALVNANGQLIGINAAIASQTGSYAGYGFAIPANLVRKVVADIREFGEVKRGYLGISFPAPAVEDEILRQQGIEPSSVKGVYVTGVQSGSGAAAAGLKTGDIIQRVDGAVVNSSAEFSERVARHRPGDKLELTYLRNGRKNNTSVTLKGAESANAIAGDNSGAGGGLHAKLGATFAPVPESYRRRYGLNAGVVVTELQRGGFFDAAGIPEGTIIVSVNGRRVNSVAELDAALAISRSGMARIDGVTPDGTGFVFNFPLGA; encoded by the coding sequence ATGAGCAGCATCTTGTATAACGGAAACGAAAAAGAAGGATCTTTTTGGGGGGGAAGTGGGGCAGACAAAAGAAATGAAACATTACTATTCATGAAAAAAGCAGGTTTATTACTGGTAGTAGCCCTTGTCTCTGCCATCATGGCCATTGCAGGGTACAGGTATGTAGATGAATTGCAATCCGGAAACCCAACCCCTCAGGGTAATACAGCATTAGGATTTACCGACGATAATAGAACCAGAAGCAGTGTGGCTGCCGAAAACCCGAGTTTTGTAAATGCCGCATCTGCAGTATCACCTGCTGTGGTGCACATCAAAACAGTTTACGCTTCCTCGGCAGGCCGGTCCCGGAATCCATTAGAAGAACTGTTCGGAACTCCTCAGTCCAATGCTCCGGCAAGAGGCTCCGGCTCCGGTGTCATTATCTCTTCGGATGGCTACATTGTCACCAATAACCACGTTATCGAAAATGCCTCTCAAATTGAAATCGTGCTTCCGGACAGGCGGTATTTTAATGCTAAACTGATAGGAAGGGACCCGAGCACAGACCTCGCTCTGGTAAAGGTAGAAGGGAATAACCTGCCGGTAGTTGAACTGGGGAACTCCGATAATGTGCAGATAGGGGAGTGGGTATTGGCTGTTGGTTATCCGCTGTCGCTCAACTCAACTGTTACAGCCGGTATTGTAAGTGCCAAAGGGCGAAGCATTGGCATTCTGAACCAGCCAAGCCAGCGCAACAGCATGGGCAACCAGGAGGTGGCGCCTGGTACAGCAATAGAATCCTTTATTCAGACGGATGCAGCTATAAACCCGGGCAACAGTGGAGGTGCGTTGGTAAATGCCAATGGGCAACTGATAGGTATAAATGCCGCCATAGCTTCACAAACCGGCAGTTATGCAGGCTATGGTTTTGCTATTCCGGCTAACCTGGTTCGAAAAGTGGTGGCAGACATAAGAGAGTTTGGTGAAGTGAAAAGAGGTTACCTGGGAATCAGCTTCCCGGCCCCGGCTGTGGAAGACGAAATACTAAGACAGCAGGGCATCGAGCCTTCATCGGTAAAAGGGGTGTATGTAACGGGTGTGCAGAGTGGCAGTGGTGCAGCCGCCGCAGGTTTAAAAACCGGGGACATTATTCAGCGTGTGGATGGGGCTGTGGTGAACTCTTCCGCCGAGTTCTCAGAAAGGGTTGCCAGGCATCGGCCTGGTGATAAGCTGGAGCTGACATACCTGCGCAACGGCCGTAAAAACAATACCAGTGTAACCCTGAAAGGAGCCGAGTCTGCTAACGCCATTGCAGGTGACAACAGTGGCGCCGGAGGTGGCTTGCACGCAAAGCTGGGAGCTACTTTTGCCCCTGTGCCTGAATCGTACAGAAGACGTTACGGCCTGAATGCCGGGGTGGTGGTAACAGAACTGCAAAGAGGCGGTTTTTTTGATGCGGCAGGTATACCTGAAGGTACTATTATTGTGAGCGTGAATGGCAGACGTGTAAACAGTGTGGCAGAACTGGATGCAGCCCTTGCGATCTCAAGAAGCGGCATGGCCCGCATAGATGGCGTAACGCCGGACGGAACTGGCTTTGTGTTTAATTTCCCGTTAGGAGCATAA
- a CDS encoding cation:proton antiporter, with product MQAVAVKPPKKRGIRNTLFYVLVIGFFSVLMYWIVLQGSALEAAKGAAAAGAAEASTWEQFQDTLSHNLKHPLAILLVQIIVIILTARFFGFLFSKIGQPTVIGEIVAGIFLGPSLLGWLFPVFSQALFPEQSLGNLQFLSQIGLILFMFVVGMELDLKVLRTKAHDALVISHASIIIPFALGTGLAYFIYVSYAPAHIDFLSFTLFIGIAMSITAFPVLARIVQERGISKTRLGTVVITCAAADDITAWCILAAVIAIVKAGSFESSIYTIALAVSYVFLMLKLVQPFLKRLGNIYSNRETLGKPIVAVFFLVLLLSAYATEVIGIHALFGAFMAGVMMPDNIRFRNIFIEKIEDIALVLLLPLFFVFTGLRTQIGLLNSSELWLTCGLIILVATTGKLAGSALAARFMGQSWRESLIIGSLMNTRGLMELVVLNIGYDLGVLSPEIFAMMVIMALVTTFLTGPALDLINKVLPAAKPLSPFSEQVTVKGKFNILLSFGNPESGRVMLQLAHSLTRRATDNATITALHLSPSEEVHLFEEREMERISFSPVLSEAERLNIAVSTLFKPSQDISKEIIDTANRGDFDLMLIGMGQSVFQNTLLGKILGVSTRIINPEKLLETLTGREKLFAEAVLDDRVRQITKATKIPVGILIEKKLKKIDAVFIPVFSRKDIFLLQYAQKLIKNNDSGVVILDAMGEIEQSIDFKEAIRAIELVAPGNIALYNDKNIHRQFLYQQDLMLISLSSWKQLVRTQSNWLRYAPSVLILKS from the coding sequence ATGCAAGCGGTAGCAGTTAAACCACCAAAGAAGCGGGGCATTCGAAACACCTTGTTTTATGTGCTCGTGATAGGCTTTTTTTCAGTGCTGATGTACTGGATTGTACTACAGGGCAGCGCTTTAGAGGCTGCTAAAGGCGCAGCCGCTGCGGGTGCTGCCGAAGCCAGTACCTGGGAGCAGTTTCAGGATACCCTCAGCCATAACCTGAAGCACCCACTTGCTATCTTGTTGGTGCAGATTATTGTTATAATCTTAACAGCCAGGTTTTTCGGGTTTCTTTTTAGCAAAATCGGGCAGCCTACAGTCATAGGGGAGATAGTAGCAGGTATTTTCCTGGGACCATCGTTGCTGGGCTGGCTGTTTCCGGTATTTTCTCAAGCTCTCTTCCCGGAGCAGTCGCTGGGCAATCTGCAGTTCTTAAGCCAGATCGGCCTTATCCTGTTTATGTTTGTAGTCGGTATGGAGCTCGATTTAAAGGTGCTCAGAACCAAAGCTCACGATGCACTTGTGATCAGCCACGCCAGTATTATCATTCCGTTCGCCCTGGGCACTGGCTTAGCCTATTTCATCTATGTTTCCTATGCCCCAGCCCATATAGACTTTCTTTCTTTTACGCTGTTTATCGGAATAGCCATGAGTATAACGGCCTTTCCTGTACTTGCCCGCATTGTGCAGGAGCGTGGTATTTCCAAAACAAGGCTTGGAACGGTGGTAATTACCTGTGCAGCAGCCGACGACATCACCGCCTGGTGTATTCTGGCAGCAGTTATTGCCATTGTAAAAGCCGGATCATTTGAAAGCTCTATCTATACCATAGCTCTGGCTGTTAGCTATGTGTTTTTAATGCTAAAGCTGGTGCAGCCTTTCCTGAAACGGCTGGGCAACATCTACTCTAACAGAGAGACCCTGGGCAAACCCATTGTGGCCGTATTTTTCCTGGTGCTGCTACTGTCGGCCTATGCTACGGAAGTTATTGGTATACACGCGCTTTTTGGTGCTTTTATGGCAGGTGTGATGATGCCTGATAACATACGGTTTCGTAATATTTTCATTGAAAAAATAGAAGATATCGCCTTAGTGCTGCTGTTGCCCTTGTTCTTCGTTTTTACAGGACTCCGCACCCAGATAGGCCTGCTAAACAGCAGCGAGCTTTGGCTTACCTGCGGGTTAATAATACTGGTAGCCACCACCGGTAAATTAGCAGGAAGTGCCTTGGCGGCCCGTTTTATGGGGCAAAGCTGGCGCGAAAGCCTTATTATTGGTAGCCTGATGAACACCAGGGGGCTAATGGAACTGGTGGTGCTGAATATAGGCTACGACTTAGGAGTTTTGTCTCCTGAAATATTCGCGATGATGGTGATTATGGCCCTGGTTACTACTTTTCTGACAGGTCCGGCACTGGATCTGATAAACAAAGTCTTGCCCGCTGCCAAACCGCTTTCACCTTTCTCTGAGCAGGTAACCGTAAAAGGCAAGTTTAACATTTTACTTTCTTTCGGAAATCCCGAGAGTGGAAGAGTTATGCTGCAACTGGCGCATAGCCTCACCAGGAGAGCAACTGACAATGCCACCATTACTGCGCTGCATTTATCTCCGAGCGAAGAAGTGCATTTGTTTGAAGAGCGGGAAATGGAGCGGATAAGCTTTTCGCCTGTCTTATCCGAGGCGGAACGATTGAATATTGCTGTCAGCACGCTGTTTAAGCCTTCGCAGGATATCAGCAAAGAAATTATTGATACCGCCAACAGAGGCGATTTCGACCTGATGCTGATCGGAATGGGACAATCAGTGTTTCAGAATACGCTTTTGGGTAAAATATTGGGTGTTTCTACACGCATTATCAACCCAGAGAAGTTGCTGGAAACCTTAACCGGCCGGGAAAAATTATTTGCAGAGGCAGTACTCGACGATCGTGTGCGGCAGATTACCAAAGCAACCAAAATTCCGGTGGGCATCCTGATCGAGAAAAAACTGAAAAAGATAGATGCCGTTTTTATTCCTGTTTTTTCCAGAAAAGATATTTTCCTGCTGCAGTATGCCCAGAAACTGATCAAAAACAACGATTCTGGCGTGGTAATTCTGGATGCTATGGGTGAAATTGAGCAGTCGATTGATTTTAAAGAGGCAATACGTGCTATTGAGCTGGTTGCCCCGGGAAATATCGCCCTGTATAATGATAAGAATATACATCGCCAGTTTCTGTACCAGCAGGACCTGATGCTTATCAGCCTGTCGAGCTGGAAGCAACTGGTGAGAACACAGAGCAATTGGTTGCGCTATGCTCCATCTGTGCTGATTCTGAAAAGTTAG